A genome region from Clostridium sp. JN-9 includes the following:
- a CDS encoding DUF2326 domain-containing protein, with the protein MDKEVNRIRINKLYSENNIFDEIEFRDGVNIILGEKYDNSTIKGRKTNGVGKSMSIEFLDFCLLSDYEKSRICRIPKEVMPLEEKIMLDLEIGKEEITIKRSRKDSEQPVIIRNEKKVSFEKLDDARNYLAELIFAKLDGNSVPSFRNLFSILMRDERSEFTDILKCHDLSKRVPDDLTAHLFLLGMPVESYRKSIKTIKEIESITTIISKNKKELTNNGQKKIADVKAELNSLDDELNKMEAAIESFKSNEAFYSMESELLELETLLEQLRKKQKALRYDYDKIKRMPKPEAIDDNEIELVYNQFKNDLGSAIVKSLDEVVGFKNKVEEFQRMLVNQKAKELEIQLNDIAEQIRVLDDEYSEKMKIIDEKGVLKNLKASLKIYESKKDSCAHTKFLFEQYEKNAKTKKTLKLRKTQEILEIDTILEEKEDIINKFINTLLDIHEAIMGNKECSFTIQTLDNARSKTPAEISMRIYDDGSRSVNRTKVFIYDMALLFNDNTRKRHPLFLVHDNIFDVDQDTLVQCLNYLNKQEEKYQDFQYILTLNRDKIENEERIKLINMDIDSHRVAVYTKENKFLKKDYQEI; encoded by the coding sequence ATGGATAAAGAAGTAAATAGAATTCGCATTAACAAACTTTATTCAGAAAATAATATTTTTGACGAAATAGAATTTCGTGATGGTGTAAATATTATTTTGGGTGAAAAATATGATAATTCAACAATAAAGGGAAGAAAAACAAATGGTGTAGGAAAATCTATGAGCATTGAATTTTTGGATTTTTGCTTATTGAGTGATTATGAAAAATCTAGAATATGCAGAATACCTAAAGAAGTAATGCCATTAGAAGAAAAAATAATGTTAGATTTAGAAATTGGGAAAGAAGAAATTACAATAAAACGAAGCCGAAAGGACTCTGAACAACCCGTTATAATAAGAAATGAGAAAAAGGTTTCTTTTGAAAAATTAGATGATGCACGTAATTACCTAGCGGAACTAATTTTTGCAAAATTAGATGGGAACAGTGTGCCAAGTTTTAGAAATTTATTCTCAATATTGATGAGAGATGAACGTTCGGAATTTACTGATATCTTAAAATGTCATGATTTATCTAAGCGTGTGCCAGATGATTTGACAGCACATTTATTTCTACTTGGAATGCCAGTTGAGTCTTATAGGAAAAGTATTAAGACAATTAAAGAAATTGAAAGTATAACAACTATTATATCAAAAAATAAGAAAGAGCTGACAAATAATGGACAGAAAAAAATAGCTGATGTTAAAGCAGAATTAAACTCCCTTGATGATGAATTAAATAAAATGGAAGCTGCTATAGAAAGTTTTAAAAGTAATGAAGCTTTTTATTCAATGGAATCAGAGCTGCTAGAATTAGAAACATTACTTGAACAGCTAAGAAAAAAACAAAAAGCATTAAGATATGATTATGATAAAATTAAAAGAATGCCAAAGCCCGAAGCAATAGATGATAACGAGATTGAACTAGTGTATAATCAATTTAAGAATGATTTGGGAAGTGCGATTGTTAAGTCCCTTGATGAAGTAGTTGGCTTTAAGAATAAGGTTGAAGAATTTCAACGTATGCTTGTGAATCAGAAAGCAAAGGAACTTGAAATACAACTGAATGACATTGCAGAGCAAATTCGTGTTTTAGATGATGAGTATTCAGAAAAAATGAAAATTATTGATGAAAAAGGTGTATTAAAGAATTTAAAAGCTAGTTTAAAGATATATGAAAGTAAAAAGGATTCTTGTGCACATACAAAGTTTCTTTTTGAACAGTATGAAAAAAATGCGAAAACAAAAAAAACATTAAAATTACGTAAAACACAAGAAATATTAGAGATAGATACTATTCTTGAGGAAAAAGAGGATATAATAAATAAATTTATTAATACCTTACTTGATATTCATGAAGCTATTATGGGAAATAAGGAGTGCTCATTTACAATCCAGACTTTAGATAATGCTAGAAGTAAAACACCAGCTGAAATCAGCATGAGGATATACGATGATGGTAGCAGAAGTGTAAATAGGACCAAAGTTTTTATTTATGATATGGCGTTATTATTTAATGATAATACTAGGAAGAGGCATCCTCTATTTTTAGTTCATGATAATATTTTTGATGTTGATCAGGATACGTTAGTTCAATGCCTAAATTATTTAAATAAACAAGAAGAAAAGTATCAGGATTTTCAATATATATTAACTTTAAATAGAGATAAAATAGAAAACGAAGAACGTATAAAATTAATAAATATGGATATTGATAGTCATAGAGTAGCTGTTTATACAAAGGAAAATAAATTCTTAAAAAAGGATTATCAAGAAATATAA
- a CDS encoding PTS sugar transporter subunit IIB, with protein MLKIVRLDDRLVHGQLFNNWCTYENITEILVVNKEVNNNEIRKTFIEISAPENIKIIFCDVSKALEIYEEECKFENVIIIFGNPFELLEFIEYGGKVKSINIGGMSYKKDKKRISTTFYVDEAELKALKKIAGYNIELEIRILPTDKKIDFLKYC; from the coding sequence TTGCTCAAAATAGTAAGATTAGACGATAGGTTAGTTCATGGACAGCTATTCAATAATTGGTGTACCTATGAAAATATTACAGAAATATTAGTAGTAAACAAGGAAGTAAACAATAATGAAATAAGAAAAACATTTATAGAAATATCTGCCCCTGAAAACATAAAAATTATATTTTGTGATGTTTCTAAGGCTCTGGAAATATATGAAGAAGAATGTAAATTTGAGAATGTAATTATTATTTTTGGCAATCCCTTTGAGCTTTTAGAGTTCATTGAATATGGTGGGAAAGTAAAAAGCATAAATATAGGTGGAATGTCTTACAAAAAAGATAAAAAAAGAATTAGTACTACATTTTATGTTGACGAAGCTGAACTTAAGGCTTTAAAAAAAATAGCAGGCTATAATATTGAATTGGAAATAAGGATTCTGCCTACGGATAAAAAAATAGATTTCTTAAAATATTGCTAG
- a CDS encoding HAD family hydrolase, giving the protein MYKSIIFDVDGTLIDTEEGILVPLQRVVKEELNQDKKLDELKFSLGLTDDIALGMLNIKNIKGASDKWRKYIKEYSHLIKVYSGIEEVLRKLNELDVYTGIVTSRTKQEIIDDLYPFMIHRYMKTIISADDSIKHKPEPDPILEFIKVSRIDPSSAIYIGDTIYDMKCANSAGIDFALALWGAKTAEGINNAKYILKDPSDILKII; this is encoded by the coding sequence ATGTATAAAAGTATAATATTTGATGTTGATGGAACTCTTATTGATACAGAGGAAGGAATACTTGTTCCTCTTCAAAGAGTTGTAAAAGAAGAATTAAACCAGGACAAGAAATTAGACGAACTTAAATTTTCTCTTGGTTTAACTGACGACATAGCACTGGGCATGCTTAATATAAAAAATATTAAAGGTGCATCAGACAAGTGGAGAAAATACATAAAGGAATATTCTCATCTTATTAAGGTATACAGCGGTATTGAAGAAGTGCTAAGGAAACTAAATGAATTAGATGTTTATACCGGCATAGTAACTTCAAGAACAAAGCAAGAGATAATTGATGATTTATATCCTTTTATGATTCATAGATACATGAAAACTATAATTTCAGCTGATGATTCAATAAAACATAAACCAGAACCTGATCCAATTCTGGAATTTATTAAAGTAAGCAGAATTGATCCATCTTCTGCAATATATATAGGGGATACTATATATGATATGAAATGTGCCAATAGTGCTGGAATTGATTTTGCATTAGCTTTATGGGGAGCTAAAACGGCAGAAGGAATTAATAATGCAAAATATATACTGAAAGACCCTTCTGATATTTTAAAAATTATATAG
- a CDS encoding SMEK domain-containing protein: protein MMNKEIYLKNVADSLALLSKQVELLNAVDLYDINIIAEDFFTGLLNLIFGYKLKNTNVVEKNAQAIDLIDEENKISIQVTSDNSSTKIKHTIHEYIDNKSYEKYDRLIVLILTRKKKYSRSFDTNNTFVFDKGKDILDIKDLIKSIRGLEIKKIREINDFLEMELCDRVYSAKKTQANEIDTIIDLIEYISKHKEVKKKIDSEIDPEYKIFKRFKDFSERLISEYTTLYTLYGDAIETINEIIGIDEAQDIIIMFYLQDISMQFLDETNDNPIKALNKLVGYFEDKLSLNGKKYDRAAIKFYLVNEMIKCRVFPNERNEYNGGK, encoded by the coding sequence ATGATGAACAAAGAAATCTATCTTAAAAATGTGGCTGATAGTCTTGCTTTATTAAGTAAGCAGGTTGAACTTTTAAATGCTGTAGATCTTTATGACATAAATATTATTGCAGAGGATTTTTTTACAGGTTTACTGAATTTAATATTTGGTTACAAATTAAAAAATACAAATGTTGTTGAGAAAAATGCACAAGCTATTGATTTAATAGATGAAGAAAATAAAATTTCAATTCAAGTAACTTCAGATAATTCTAGCACCAAAATAAAACATACAATTCATGAATATATTGATAATAAGTCATATGAAAAGTATGATAGATTAATAGTATTAATTTTGACTAGGAAAAAGAAGTATTCAAGGTCATTTGATACTAATAATACGTTTGTATTTGATAAGGGAAAAGATATATTAGATATAAAGGACTTAATAAAATCCATAAGAGGATTAGAAATAAAAAAGATAAGAGAAATTAATGATTTTTTAGAAATGGAATTATGTGATAGGGTATATTCAGCCAAGAAAACACAAGCTAATGAGATAGACACAATCATAGATTTAATTGAATACATATCTAAACATAAGGAAGTTAAAAAGAAAATAGATTCAGAAATTGATCCTGAATATAAAATATTTAAAAGATTTAAGGACTTCTCTGAAAGATTGATATCAGAATATACAACACTGTATACTCTGTATGGAGATGCAATTGAGACAATTAATGAAATTATAGGAATAGATGAAGCACAGGATATAATAATAATGTTTTATTTACAAGATATAAGTATGCAATTTTTAGATGAAACAAATGATAACCCCATTAAGGCATTGAATAAGCTGGTTGGTTATTTTGAAGATAAGCTAAGTTTAAATGGTAAAAAATATGATAGGGCGGCCATTAAATTTTATTTAGTTAATGAAATGATAAAATGTAGAGTATTTCCAAATGAAAGGAATGAGTATAATGGTGGCAAATAG
- a CDS encoding transposase, with protein MEIILGQEMLEPKKDSSNKDEGEITGGIRLVRKLYRKYYHFADIIVADALYCKSTWIKEALSIGMNAVVRVKDERLLIVKDALALFKRREANKEWIVKHGSKDYTKIKAWDEDNFEMSDSTIKVRFIRFIEEIHTGDNVEIKEGWIITTDKFASVETLWKIMHKRWDIENNAFHQLKTEWHLDHCFLHSPTGVETVLMFIIIAFNLMQLYFFRCIRGFRKKRMLQIDIIEGIKDERFTIDDNWNNPIFKKT; from the coding sequence TTGGAAATTATTTTAGGACAAGAAATGCTTGAACCTAAGAAAGATAGTTCGAATAAAGATGAAGGTGAAATCACCGGAGGTATAAGATTAGTAAGAAAATTATATCGTAAATATTACCATTTTGCCGACATTATAGTAGCCGATGCTTTATATTGTAAGTCTACTTGGATAAAAGAAGCCCTTTCAATAGGAATGAATGCAGTAGTAAGAGTGAAAGATGAGAGGCTCCTCATTGTAAAGGATGCATTAGCTCTATTTAAGCGCCGTGAGGCTAATAAGGAATGGATTGTAAAGCATGGAAGTAAAGACTATACCAAGATTAAAGCTTGGGATGAAGATAATTTTGAAATGTCAGATTCGACTATCAAAGTTAGATTTATAAGGTTTATAGAAGAAATTCATACTGGAGATAATGTGGAAATTAAGGAAGGCTGGATTATAACAACAGACAAATTTGCCTCAGTAGAAACCTTGTGGAAGATAATGCATAAGAGGTGGGATATAGAAAATAATGCCTTTCATCAGCTTAAAACAGAATGGCATTTAGACCATTGCTTTCTTCATAGCCCTACGGGCGTAGAGACAGTACTGATGTTTATAATTATAGCGTTCAATCTGATGCAGTTATATTTCTTTAGATGTATCAGAGGTTTTAGAAAGAAACGGATGCTTCAAATAGATATTATTGAAGGTATAAAAGATGAAAGATTTACTATAGATGACAACTGGAATAATCCAATATTTAAAAAGACTTAA
- a CDS encoding ABC-three component system middle component 6: MKGMSIMVANSNSVKSSAMYIGYLILKEIKEKNSEKVSIYDVSRILKKKGINSSRQLVLALSFLYSVDIVEFEEANVWIKK; the protein is encoded by the coding sequence ATGAAAGGAATGAGTATAATGGTGGCAAATAGTAATAGTGTTAAGTCATCAGCAATGTATATTGGTTACCTTATACTAAAGGAAATCAAGGAGAAAAATTCGGAAAAAGTATCTATATATGACGTTTCAAGGATTCTTAAAAAGAAAGGAATAAACAGTAGTAGGCAATTAGTACTAGCCCTTTCTTTCCTATACTCTGTTGATATAGTGGAGTTTGAGGAGGCGAATGTATGGATAAAGAAGTAA
- a CDS encoding mannose/fructose/sorbose PTS transporter subunit IID: MSIKQTVLLIVFTSISGIGSSTEEFQTHRPLIAATLIGIALGDIKSGVIVGSQMELIALGWMTIGVATPLDATLSSIVAAILVILGKQQIGVAIGIAVPFSAVGQLMFIVQKGIIDVAIMHWAENGVERGQLWKVTTAHFLTAIPSIIRITVPSLIVAYFANITSMRNFLNLIPKTITIGLQISSGFLVVVGYAMILRMLNQKEMLSFFFMGFLVMTFSNITLLGLTLLGLSLAMVYYQISNMIDKGNNRNRRTENNTANLEKKGEKTKIEITKKDLMKVFWRSQFFQLSWNYERLQNLCYCYCIMPILKKLYKQKEELQSAVKSHLEYFNTQPFFSSAIIGADIAFEETMVNGQEFDTSSIARVKLALMGPMAGIGDPIIWGIVRPVTAAIGAGIASNGNILGPIFFFAAMNTVRLFMRYNVLMIAYREGTNIITKLKGILPKLKNSMAVLTYTIIGGLVAKWTVIKVPFVLYSINSKNGVITATVQQQLDSIMPNILPLMLTFFVYWLLKKKVSPMICMFGLMILGIAGYALGFLGL; encoded by the coding sequence ATGTCAATAAAGCAAACCGTACTATTAATTGTTTTCACTTCTATATCTGGAATTGGATCTTCTACAGAAGAATTTCAAACTCACAGGCCATTAATTGCGGCTACTTTAATTGGTATAGCACTTGGAGATATAAAAAGTGGAGTAATAGTTGGTTCTCAGATGGAACTCATTGCACTTGGATGGATGACAATAGGTGTAGCAACACCCTTAGATGCAACTTTATCATCAATAGTAGCTGCCATATTGGTAATCCTGGGGAAGCAGCAGATAGGTGTGGCAATAGGTATTGCAGTTCCTTTTAGCGCAGTAGGACAATTAATGTTCATTGTACAAAAAGGAATTATAGATGTAGCAATAATGCATTGGGCAGAAAATGGAGTTGAAAGAGGCCAATTATGGAAAGTTACAACAGCTCATTTTCTAACGGCAATTCCAAGCATTATAAGAATAACTGTACCTTCTTTAATAGTTGCATATTTTGCAAATATCACTTCTATGCGGAATTTCTTAAATTTAATACCTAAGACCATAACAATTGGACTTCAAATTTCTTCAGGTTTTCTAGTTGTGGTGGGTTATGCCATGATACTTAGGATGCTTAATCAGAAAGAAATGCTGTCATTTTTCTTTATGGGATTTTTGGTAATGACTTTTTCTAATATAACATTGCTGGGACTCACACTTTTAGGCTTAAGTCTGGCAATGGTATACTATCAGATTTCAAATATGATAGATAAGGGTAATAATAGAAATAGAAGAACTGAAAACAATACTGCTAACTTAGAGAAAAAAGGCGAAAAAACTAAAATTGAAATAACAAAAAAAGATTTAATGAAGGTATTTTGGAGGAGCCAGTTTTTCCAGCTATCCTGGAACTATGAAAGACTTCAAAATTTATGTTATTGCTACTGCATTATGCCTATTTTAAAAAAGTTATATAAGCAAAAAGAAGAACTTCAATCAGCTGTAAAGTCTCATCTGGAATATTTTAATACCCAGCCTTTCTTTTCATCTGCTATTATTGGTGCAGACATAGCTTTTGAGGAAACTATGGTTAATGGGCAAGAGTTTGATACATCTAGTATAGCACGGGTGAAATTAGCTTTAATGGGGCCTATGGCAGGCATAGGTGATCCAATAATATGGGGAATAGTTAGACCAGTTACTGCAGCTATTGGTGCTGGTATTGCATCTAATGGAAATATATTAGGACCTATATTTTTCTTTGCAGCTATGAATACAGTAAGATTATTTATGAGATATAATGTTTTAATGATTGCATATAGGGAAGGTACGAATATTATTACTAAACTGAAAGGTATTCTTCCTAAACTAAAAAATTCTATGGCTGTATTAACTTATACAATAATAGGTGGATTAGTTGCAAAATGGACGGTTATAAAGGTACCTTTTGTTTTATATTCTATTAACAGCAAAAATGGTGTAATTACTGCTACTGTTCAGCAGCAATTGGATTCTATAATGCCTAATATACTACCGCTTATGTTAACCTTTTTTGTATATTGGCTGTTAAAGAAAAAAGTGTCCCCAATGATATGTATGTTTGGATTAATGATTTTAGGAATAGCTGGATATGCATTAGGATTTTTAGGCTTATAA
- a CDS encoding response regulator transcription factor yields the protein MPKILVIDDEPDILALVKNALQKDGHLITTAESPEKVELSSLNQFNLLLLDVMMLKVTASQLLFI from the coding sequence ATGCCCAAAATACTTGTCATTGATGATGAACCGGATATTTTGGCTCTCGTAAAAAATGCATTACAAAAAGACGGCCATCTTATAACCACTGCTGAATCACCTGAAAAGGTGGAGCTAAGCAGCCTGAACCAGTTTAACTTACTATTGCTGGATGTTATGATGCTGAAGGTGACAGCTTCACAATTGCTGTTCATATAA
- a CDS encoding LytTR family DNA-binding domain-containing protein, protein MKIEIAIKPDLKEPHVVVYTNEVTDEVQNIVDRLSNLQIKIITGTQDRKIYLIEYDEIYCFYSENQKIYAKTDKGSFCVKQKLYELEEMLKGSSFLRISNSCIVNMDKVKNLDISYSGSIDIVFKDESKEFVSRRYVSKIKKYLGI, encoded by the coding sequence GTGAAAATTGAAATTGCCATTAAGCCAGATTTGAAGGAACCACATGTGGTTGTATATACTAATGAAGTTACAGATGAAGTACAAAATATAGTTGACAGGCTTTCAAATCTGCAGATAAAAATAATAACGGGAACTCAGGATAGAAAAATATATCTCATTGAGTATGATGAAATCTATTGCTTTTACAGTGAAAACCAGAAGATATATGCAAAAACAGATAAGGGAAGCTTTTGTGTAAAACAAAAACTTTACGAACTTGAAGAAATGCTTAAAGGGAGCTCCTTTTTAAGAATATCCAATTCATGCATTGTAAATATGGATAAAGTAAAAAACCTGGATATTTCTTATTCAGGAAGTATAGATATTGTATTTAAAGATGAAAGCAAAGAATTTGTATCAAGAAGATATGTATCTAAAATTAAAAAATATTTAGGAATATGA